Part of the Erwinia amylovora genome is shown below.
TGGGTTTTATCAATAATCCATTCGCTAAAGGTCTCAACCGTCACCTCCAGCGGATCGCTGCTGTCCGCTGCAGAAGGTGGAACGATACGATCGACTGCAGAGTCGACAAAGGCGACGTGCTCTTCCAGCCAGGCGTGATACTGCCCGGGCAACTCCCGCAGTACATGCGCTTTAAGCTGCGTAGTGCCGCGCACCATGTTTTCACAGGCGATAATATTTAGCGGTCGGGAATTAGCGCTATCACTGCGTTTGGCAATACCTTTTGCAATGCCACCGGCTATACGTTCAAGGATTTGCGGACCCACCGCCGTGGTGACGATATCAACCTCAGCTACCAGCGCAATAATATCATCGCTGGCGCTGTGCACGGCATTGACACCTTTCACTGTCTCAATCTGCGCTTGCTCGCCCACGACGTGAACCAGATATTCGCCACGGGCGTTAAGGGCATCCAGTACTACCTGATTGACGTCGGCGAAAGTCAGCTGAATTCCTGCATCGGCCAGCAGTTTACCAATAAAGCCGCGGCCGATGTTACCGGCACCAAAATGTAATGCTTTCATAAATATTCCCGTATTAATGATGCAAATCTCATGTATTCCCGCAGCAATAAGGGCCGGGCATTCCCGGCACCCATTGAGGGATCACGATCAAAACGGCTTATCGACTGGTTTTACCTGACAGGAGGTCCAGAACTTCCTGTACATCTGTCGTGGAGGCCAGGCGTGCAATCACCTTTTCGTCATCCAGCGCGTTAGTCAGGCTGGTAATGACCTGGATATGTTCGTTATTACGCGCAGCGATACCAATCACCAGGCGAGCGATGTCTTCAGGTTCTTCACCGAAGTGAACGCCGGCAGGGTACTGGCAGAATACCACACCGGTTTTTAGCACGCGGTCTTTAGCTTCTACTGTTCCGTGCGGCACGGCGATAGATTCACCGAGGTAGGTTGGCGTCAGTTCCTCGCGTGCCAGCATTGCCTCCACGTACTCCGCCTCCACGTAGCCGCCCTTGACCAACTGCTCACCGGCGAAGCGAATAGCCTGCTCTTTGTTGCTGGCGTGATTGCCAAGAAATACGTTGCTGGCGCTCAGTTTGAACAGATTTTCCTGGTTATCTTCAAGGCTGTCATTGAGTACCGCGCTGACTTTCTCACGATGTTCGGCAGTGCGGCCTGCTTCCGCCAAACGCGCCGTCAATTCATTATACAGCCCGCTATCAAGGAAGTTAGTCAGCGAAATATGCTGCGCATGAGGGGCCTGACGCATCGCTCGTTCAGTCAGATCGCGGTGGGTAATCACCAGGTCTGCATCGCCCGGCAGGCTGTTGATCGCGCTGTTAGTGACCGAGATATTGCTCAGTCCCGCTTCACTCACTTTCTTACGCAGTACGCCAGCTCCCATTGCGCTGGAACCCATGCCGGCATCACAGGCTACGATGATTTTGCGTACGTGGCTCAGGTCACCTTGCAGGCCCTTGCCATCCGCTTGCGCAGCAGCCGACGGCCCTTTGGACTGGGATTTCATTTCCTGCATGCGGCGTGTTGCTGCTTCAATATCATCAGACTCTTTCGCCTTGCTGGTTTTCAGCAGAATAGCCGCAACCACGAAGGAAACGGCAAAGGCTGCCGCAATCGCCGCGATGTTAGCGAAGTAGGCTCCCTTTGGCGTCATGGCCAGTATGGCAAGGATAGATCCCGGTGAAGCCGGAGAAACCAGGCCGCCGTTTAACAGTGTCAGGGTGAAAACGCCGGTCATACCACCGAGGATCACGGCGAGGATCAGGCGAGGGTTCATCAGCACATACGGGAAGTAGATTTCGTGAATACCGCCGAAGAAGTGAATAATGGCAGCCCCACCGGCCGACTGTCTGGCATTGCCACGGCCAAAGAATATATAGGCCATTAGCACGCCCATTCCCGGGCCAGGGTTAGCTTCAATCAGGAAGAAAATCGATTTTCCGGCTTCGCTCGCCTGCTGGATACCCAGCGGCGAGAAGATCCCGTGGTTGATGGCGTTATTCAGGAACAGAATTTTTGCCGGTTCCACAAAGATGGAGGTCAGTGGCAGCAGATTATTTTGTACCATCAGATTAACGCCGGCGGCGAGAATATGTGACAGTCCCTGAACCATTGGACCAATCGCCAGAAATGCGAGGACAGCCAACAGCATGCCGATGATACCGGCAGAGAAGTTGTTGACCAGCATTTCGAAACCGCTTTTGATTTTACCATCAATCCGGCGGTCGAAGGTTTTGATTGCCCAGCCACCCAGAGGACCGGCAACCATCGACCCGAGGAACATCGGCATGTCAGCACCAGCGATAACGCCCATGGTCGTGATCGCCCCCACTACGCCGCCGCGATCGCCGCCGACCAGACGGCCACCGGTATAACCGATCAGCAGTGGCAGCAGGTAGGTGATCATTGGCGCCACCAGCTTCGCCAGCGTGGCGTTCGGCAGCCATCCGGTTGGGATAAATAGCGCGGTAATGATACCCCAGGCGATAAACGCGCCAATATTTGGCATGACCATATTACTCAGAAAACGACCAAAGCTTTGAATTTTGATCTTGATGTCTGATGAGGACATATAAACTCACCTCTTATAAGTACGCGCTAACCCAATAAGAGAGCGCGTTGATTTTTGTATGAGACGTTACGGCGTGGCCGCTGGTGTCACTGTATGCCGGCAGACTCTATCATGTGAATATGGCGTTTGCGTAGCCAGGGGATTAAGTGTGATGCGGGTCACTTAATTGCAGGGGGTGCGGGGTATTTTTTAGTGACATGAGTCACGAAGTGTAAAGATATTCGCAATGTTATGTAGAAAAAAAGAACCCGAAGGGATCCTTTATGTGATTTTACTCACAATTTTTTTTGGGTGTTTATGCTGGCAATGTGATTTTGTTCACAAAAAAATTTACTGCACTAACAACGATGCCGCCAGGCTAAAAAAAGGGATATGTAGATAAAATCAGCAGATTATTAATAAAAAATAACTTTTATCACTGTGCCAGTGCGAGAGAGTTAAATTTAAATTTTGACACGATTATTGCCAACATCGATTGATCTGCAACCAGTCGTTATTGGATTTGTCATGGCAGGCACCATTTTGAATCGAAGTGAAACAGGGTTGAAGTACCGGATGCATGGTACAAATTCCGCTAGCGTCATAAGAATCATTTCCTCGTCTGTTAATCAACGGGACAGCAACGGCGGCCAGCGCTGAATTGCTGCGAACCCCCCGGCTTTGCGCAGCGTATGCCAGGCTGTTTAGTCAATATAGGTTTCAACGGTGAGAATATAGCAGATGATCGGGCCAATTTTTACGCACCTGGCCAGTAATAAACGGTTGTAAATTTTTACCCATAAGGGGCAGCGTTGTTTCCTC
Proteins encoded:
- a CDS encoding PTS mannitol transporter subunit IICBA; this translates as MSSSDIKIKIQSFGRFLSNMVMPNIGAFIAWGIITALFIPTGWLPNATLAKLVAPMITYLLPLLIGYTGGRLVGGDRGGVVGAITTMGVIAGADMPMFLGSMVAGPLGGWAIKTFDRRIDGKIKSGFEMLVNNFSAGIIGMLLAVLAFLAIGPMVQGLSHILAAGVNLMVQNNLLPLTSIFVEPAKILFLNNAINHGIFSPLGIQQASEAGKSIFFLIEANPGPGMGVLMAYIFFGRGNARQSAGGAAIIHFFGGIHEIYFPYVLMNPRLILAVILGGMTGVFTLTLLNGGLVSPASPGSILAILAMTPKGAYFANIAAIAAAFAVSFVVAAILLKTSKAKESDDIEAATRRMQEMKSQSKGPSAAAQADGKGLQGDLSHVRKIIVACDAGMGSSAMGAGVLRKKVSEAGLSNISVTNSAINSLPGDADLVITHRDLTERAMRQAPHAQHISLTNFLDSGLYNELTARLAEAGRTAEHREKVSAVLNDSLEDNQENLFKLSASNVFLGNHASNKEQAIRFAGEQLVKGGYVEAEYVEAMLAREELTPTYLGESIAVPHGTVEAKDRVLKTGVVFCQYPAGVHFGEEPEDIARLVIGIAARNNEHIQVITSLTNALDDEKVIARLASTTDVQEVLDLLSGKTSR